From a single Candidatus Eisenbacteria bacterium genomic region:
- a CDS encoding tetratricopeptide repeat protein yields MALDRIICPRCGESLPATLDRCDACGALLGSRGGAASSAAGSAPARARGRAPSGPARRHRAQAVPGIAWLLLVVGFAVGGMIGFALHSAIGPRGEAGMPSGPADILAGAPQGQGAPQGMPTQIMQQVRSYKAALAKNPDDLEANVGLGNLEFDSGQWEHAIKYYTRALAIDPENADVRVDRAIAYHSSGRNDVAKTELLKVTKESPRHKNAWLNLGVVMRETGDRAGAERAWERYLELAPDGEHAAAVRQELASLKSTG; encoded by the coding sequence ATGGCTCTCGATCGCATCATCTGCCCCCGCTGCGGCGAATCGCTCCCCGCTACCCTGGACCGCTGTGACGCGTGCGGCGCCCTCTTGGGCTCGCGCGGCGGGGCCGCATCCTCCGCCGCGGGATCCGCCCCGGCTCGCGCGCGCGGCCGCGCCCCTTCGGGGCCCGCGCGGCGCCACCGCGCGCAGGCCGTTCCGGGCATCGCCTGGCTGCTCCTCGTCGTCGGGTTCGCGGTGGGGGGCATGATCGGCTTCGCGCTTCACTCCGCGATCGGTCCGCGCGGGGAAGCCGGGATGCCGTCCGGCCCGGCGGACATCCTCGCGGGAGCCCCGCAGGGGCAGGGTGCGCCCCAGGGAATGCCGACGCAGATTATGCAGCAGGTGCGATCCTACAAAGCAGCGCTCGCGAAAAACCCCGATGACCTCGAGGCCAACGTCGGTCTCGGCAATTTGGAGTTCGATTCGGGTCAGTGGGAGCACGCGATCAAGTACTACACGCGCGCGCTCGCGATCGATCCCGAGAACGCCGACGTCCGAGTGGATCGCGCGATCGCTTACCATTCGAGCGGGCGAAACGACGTCGCGAAGACCGAGCTCCTAAAAGTCACGAAGGAGAGCCCCCGCCACAAGAATGCGTGGCTCAACCTCGGCGTGGTGATGCGGGAGACCGGCGACCGCGCGGGCGCCGAGCGGGCGTGGGAACGCTATCTCGAATTGGCTCCGGACGGCGAGCACGCGGCCGCGGTCCGCCAGGAGCTGGCGAGCTTGAAATCGACCGGCTGA
- a CDS encoding glycosyltransferase, which yields MGRAVRTGARLPAADPLPLAPHAGPAPAPPALLGAPFRAPPRRARQADRVNPAGEGSPRDPAIALFAKAPRPGHVKTRLVPPLTHEDAARVARASLEDTARFIVPAVPAHWTLFLDGEPDRPLQSLAGEIGIPISPQRGTDLGGRLVAAFRDLRAKGARRVVAIGSDAPTLDPERILEAIESLSVCDVALGPTEDGGYYLIGTSGDHESIFEEIPWGSGSAAATTLERARARSLDVRLLTPWYDLDDAASLLRAYDATRPGWALREVLDEVRARLVTGS from the coding sequence CTGGGCCGAGCGGTTCGGACCGGGGCGCGGCTACCTGCAGCAGATCCTCTTCCACTTGCGCCGCACGCAGGGCCCGCTCCCGCCCCTCCCGCGCTCCTCGGAGCGCCGTTCCGCGCGCCCCCTCGCCGCGCGCGCCAGGCGGATCGCGTGAATCCGGCGGGTGAAGGATCCCCTCGCGATCCCGCGATCGCGCTCTTCGCGAAGGCGCCGCGGCCCGGCCACGTGAAGACCAGGCTCGTTCCTCCCCTGACCCATGAAGACGCGGCGCGCGTCGCCCGCGCCTCCCTCGAGGACACCGCCCGCTTCATCGTGCCCGCGGTCCCCGCGCATTGGACGCTCTTCCTGGACGGAGAGCCGGACCGTCCCCTGCAATCCCTCGCCGGGGAGATCGGGATCCCGATCTCGCCGCAGCGGGGCACCGACCTGGGCGGACGGCTCGTCGCCGCGTTCCGCGACCTGCGGGCCAAGGGCGCGCGTCGCGTGGTCGCGATCGGCTCGGACGCCCCCACACTCGATCCGGAACGGATCCTGGAAGCCATCGAGTCGCTCTCCGTCTGCGATGTCGCGCTGGGACCGACCGAGGACGGCGGGTACTACCTCATCGGCACGAGCGGGGACCACGAGTCGATTTTCGAGGAGATCCCGTGGGGAAGCGGCTCCGCCGCCGCCACGACGCTCGAGCGGGCCCGCGCGCGGAGCCTGGACGTGCGGCTGCTCACGCCGTGGTATGACCTCGATGACGCGGCGTCGCTCCTTCGGGCGTACGACGCGACCAGGCCGGGGTGGGCGCTGCGGGAGGTGCTGGACGAGGTGAGGGCGAGGCTCGTGACGGGCTCGTGA